The Gymnogyps californianus isolate 813 chromosome 3, ASM1813914v2, whole genome shotgun sequence genomic sequence AAGCCGTGATATCTACTATTGGCATCATGGTTACAGCATCTCACAATCCTGAAGTaagaacaacattttctttaaaaagaaagtagatGTGATCAGTCTGGTGGAATCAAAGCTCGTCATGGTACCAAGAGACCAGATCCTGAAGGCACTTGGGCCTGCTTAAAGCATATGTTTAGCCCGTACCCTGTAAATGTGATCTCCAGCATGTTTGGAGTTACTGTTCCCTGTACACACAAGCGCCATTTTCTCTCATGTGGAAATGCTGTAATGTAGGAAATTTGTAACGTTGGCAAGCTAGGAGTACCCTTGAGAAGAGATGAACTTTTTGAGCAAAGTCTGCAAGTTTAAAACATAAAGAGATGCAGCAATTACAAAGCAGGCATTTAGACTTCGGCAGCTGTGGAGCATTCCAGGTTATTAGAATCTCCCCTTATGTCATTTTAAAGTCAAATGAATTTCATATCAAAATTataagggggaaaaagtcaGTTACTTAATATGCTGATTACGTTACTTTTTTGGGCTTGTTGGAGGTTTAAGTAAACAGCTAAGCTATTGCTTCCCAGAAATGCTCCACATTTAAAGAAGCAATGTGATTGAACCATGTGTCAGCTGTCTTCAAAGAGATTTTATTAAGTTTCCCACTTTTAGGCTTActatcttttgttcttttttcttctaaggaaGATAATGGCGTAAAGCTGGTTGATCCTCTTGGAGAAATGCTGCACCCTACCTGGGAAGAGTATGCCACACAATTAGCAAATGCAGAGGAGCgagaattacagaaaataataactGAGAtctgccaaaaagcagcagtgaaccAGCACGAAGATGCTTCAGTTTTTATTGGTAGAGACACCAGGTAATTACAAAATGCTGTAGATGTACGCTGCTTTTATGGAAGTGCCAATGTTTTGTTCATGGGTGCTTTTGGATGTTTAGCCTTCTGCAGCCAgattatgctttttttaatgcctaGTCTGCTACCTGTTAATTTATGATTATAGCAATAGGCAAAAGTTTCCCAATGCTGTTTCTATATTAGCTTCCCTGATAGATGTGAGAACTTCCTAGCACTGTTTCTGAACAGGATGCtttgttgtgggtttggggttttttttgtgggtaCCGTGTGACATCCACGTGTGTTCGGCCATTTACTTGTCTTTGCAATTCTCTGGGGTGGTGGCTTTCAAACTTCTTTATTGGGAGGCGCCTACAATAGGAAAAGGTATGGATTTCTTCATATTGAATCTAAGTCTACGGGCAGGAAGCTTGTAGAATCTTCTTCCACATGTGCTTCCTTCTCAAGTCCATACATAAATGTCTTTTGCAAAGATTATCAGTTGTATTTGTTGTTTTCCAGGCCGAGCAGCGAGAAACTCTCACAGTCAGTAATAGATGGTATCTCCGTTCTCGGTGGTCAGTACCATGGTATGTTGAACTTTTGCAATTCTAGTCTGATTTCAAGGTTTTATACAAATGTGACTGTGTTATGTAGACCTAAAGCAGTAGCCCAGACACCGTTTCCATTTTGGCTTGTAACGATCTTCTTTCAGGGCAGTTGTATGGCTTTAATGCAAGGGGTGGGGGTTCATCTTTTCATAACAGAACTTGAAAAATTTCATACGGGTTTCCTGCACTGCATTTGTCTGTTTATTGTAGAACAGCAAATACCGTACAACTTTTAAGGAGGAATTAATTTAGCATTCTATTTCTGAATATTGtgccttttattttatgctAGATTATGGTCTGGTGACAACGCCACAGCTACATTACATGGTCTGCTGTCGAAACACCCAAGGGCAGTATGGGAGAGCAATGGTGGAAGGTTATTATGAAAAACTATCCAAAGCTTTTACGGAACTGATAAAACAGGTGAATACTGGGTGTTGTCTTCTTCGTGCAAATGTAGAAAATGAATGTCTTCTGTTTGTTAGCCTCTTTGGGTCTGAAGTTTCGAATTCAGCATGCCTCTAGGTGTGGTTTCACTAGGATATGAGCTCACTTTGCCCCTTCTTCCCTTGTGCTAAGTCTCCAGCTCTGGAGAGAGTCAGAGGCATCTGAAGATTGACTGTGCCAATGGAATAGGAGCCCTGAAACTATCAGAAATGGAGCCCTACTTTCCAAAGGAGGTGCTAATTCACCTATATAACGACGGAACCAAGGAGAAACTCAATCACTTATGTGGTGCAGATTTTGTGAAAGTTCACCAGAAACCACCTAGAGGTAGGTAGTCAGTAATTTTATATCCTTTTACCTCCTCTTCAGATCTGAAGGTGCAGGGTTTAGCAATGGTGTATCATCTTCGGATAAGCTGAGCTCCCTGTTTCTTACTAAGTGACTGCATGAATGGTTCTGCTTGTGCAATGGGAAGAGAGAATCATACAGCGGGTTTGGCACATCCCTAGTTTATGTTAGTCTAAATTGTTTGGAGGAGTACAGTATGTCTCCAACTGGCTGAAATATGTTTGACAGTCCAGTCTGAATGTTAAGCTGGTGGAGTCCAAAGATCAGTTAGGACTGGCTTACTGTTATTTACTGCTCTTTGTATTATCAAGAAACATTTACATTGTGGGCTGGGGTTGCAGACACTTTTCCAGGTTCCTGAGGAAGAGCTGGGATAATTAACAGCTTGGTGCCAGCAGACTGATTGACATAAGCCAGTGAGGAAATTATTTCAACTGCAAAGTGCATAAAAGAAAATCCCTGAACTGGGGGAGCCAGGCTAGTTTGGATATTAGGTTATTTGAGGCTAAACTGGGTTCTCCATTTGACAACTGCACCCTCACTGCAACTGCTAGCCAAATCTGAACACCAAGGTACGGTGTCATTTCCCACTTGCCACGCTGCTTGTGTGCTGGAGAAGTGTAGAAAATGCTGTAGAAATGTGGGAGCAGCACAGCGGCAGTCCCTGCCAGCGATGGATGCTTGTGTGTCACATCTGGATCCCGGCTTTAACTGGGACTGAGGGGAGACTCCTTTGTCATTTCCATGCAAGGATgtgctctgaaaagcaaatgtggTTTCCTAAgcattcactgaaataaatgatcTGATTTCTCTGAAGTGTTAAGCTGTAACAGCTTCCTGTTTAAAGTCATAGGGAGTCTCAACCTGTTAAATGTCGCAGTTGTCATTACTTCATGTTTTAGCTTGAGGACCTCAATGGCAGTGGGTATGTGTTGTCCTGTATCACTGTAGGCatgcaggagaagaaacaggcaAGTTTTGGGGTATAGTTTCCTGTGGTCTGAAGGACAAGGTGTCAGCAACGTGGGCCAGTTTTCCTGTCTGCTTGTGTactaaaattgttttttccaagAAGGGGTTACAGGATGCAGCGTGTCCTTTGGAGCTCCCTGCTGAGTTCCTGACCGACTCTGAAATCAGCCTAGGGAGTGGCTAGCTGCAGTTTCTGAGACATGGACTCTGAGGTTAACATGGCCGGcatcttaaagaaaagcaagatgtACCTTAATAAAACAGCAGTTCATTTTTGTGTAGCATTGCTGTGTCAGGTGATGACTGCTTCCTAGCTGTTTCTCTATTGGCATTAAGCCTGGAAAGTTTTTGAGGCAGGTACTCGTTATGCATTATATACGTTGTTGTATAAATTCAGTGTCAAGCAAACTAAACGTGAGGTATTTTATAGCCATCAGGTATTTTTATAGCCAGGTGTATGTTTTTTGTACAGCTCTGAGAAATCTTGGTGATGGTTGCTTTGTAGTGGGGCTGTTTTTTCAATGGTAGGATTTATGTGCCACCTCCTGTTGTAATTGCACTTCAGTGATGGCTTTGCTGGCATGGGGGTGCACGCTTGTCTTGCATTAGGAAAAGTGTGTCTCCTGTGTGAAAGGAAGCAAAGGGGAGGTGCAGGTCTGTCAAGTGGGAatggaataaaattaaacaggcctgaaatatttcctgaagaaaagcatttttgatGCAAGGGAAAAATAGTTAATTCCCATGTGTCTTGGAGCGTGAAGTATGTAGTAGTGTTATACTAAGAGTGCGCAGCAGATCTGCCACGTGCCAGGAAATGCAGGAGACATggctctgcagccctcctctGCCCGAGTGTGGTTTGCCTCCACACCCAGGGGTGTGCAGCGTGCCACAGCCCCGCTCAGAGGAGCAGTAAGGGAGGGCTGGGTGAGTGCCCCGTGTCCAACCAAGGTCAGCCAGCTGCCACTCGCTGCTTCAGGCTCCTTCCCCGGGTGTCGGGCAGGCCCCCGGGTGTCACTCTGCAAACACTGGCTCACTCTGCTGTGCAGGGGGGGAAAGCAATTCGCCTTGGTCTGGGGGTGATGTGTGCGACTCGGTATGCTCTGTGGTGACTAAGTGCATGAGGAAAGGGGTGGGTGTTCTTCTGCTGCAAGGTTAACCTTGTGCCATAACTGACATTCAGTGCTTATTTCCAAAATTTAGAGATGTGACTACGCACGATAGTTCTGGGACTGATTTTCATACACATCTGGGGAGAAGGTGTAGCATAATAAATGTTTAGAGAACCTGCATTTTTTATATTactatttgtatttttgatCTGAATATGCACTTTTCAGTTGCCATTCAATACAGCATCCCTGTTGAAAGTCTCTTAGTAAAAGCAATGTCTGTTTCACAGCAttagttttgtgtgtgtgtctgcacaGAGCTAATTTCCGCATAAGATCCATGCTGGGActaatttaaacattttgtatctttttctgtctctaacttgcatttgtaactcTGTGTGCACTAGGGCTAGACATGAAGCCCAATGAGAGATGCTGCTCATTTGATGGCGATGCAGATAGAATTGTTTATTACTATAAGGACGCAACTGGCCATTTTCACCTAATTGATGGAGATAAAATAGCAACTTTAATTAGTATCTTCCTTAAAGAACTTCTTGCCAAGGTAACTCTAATGTATGAAATGAATGCTGACACTTTAATTTGTAACGTTTAAAATAGTCTATGGAAGCTCTGTTAGTCTGTACGTATGCAGTCTCTCTACATCTACCTGAAGTGAACCCAGTTTAAAAAGAGATCAGTCCTGTACCTCATTGGTATGTCCAAAATGTTGTTTTTACAGGGGCGTGATTGCCACACTCCAAATAAAAGTCTGAGCACTGGTATTTTAACCTGGAACCTGTTCTTATTGGGAGAGAACTTTTCCAGTTTCAGTGTACAAAGTATTGATATGCCGTTCTCTTTGTTTTGGtatctttcatttaatttttcattaattttggCTTCAGTCCTTCCATCAGCGTTTCTGTGAAGCTTTATGAAGGTTGGGCATTCCACTTGCATGAGAACTTGCTCGTGGCAGTCAAGGGGTTTGTATGTCATCATTCCAAACCCACTATCATCTGACATGTAGCATCCTCTCCCCGCaggggacagagagaaaaagcttttctttttcagaagtccTCTTAGACTCGGTGTCTATAATACTAAACCTCGACAAGGtatcctggttttgttttcttagagaCCAGCTCATTTCTTACACTGTGGCAGAGAAGCTGGCCAGTGAGGAGAACTTGTGCTTGCCACTGGCCTTTGCTTGCTTTGCACTGGAAGCTTTGACTTTACTGCTTGTGTATATGGCCTCATGTCATGCCATGTGTCTGGCCAGTGCACTGAGCTTGCTGAATCTGAAAAAGGGGTTTGGAAAGGCTAAGCTTGGAGAGCTGCTTCCAGCCAGCCACAAAAAAATGTGATATACAAAGCTTGAACAGAATTCATGTTGTCTTAAACACAGAGGTTCTCTGTGAGCTGGTGCCTTCCTCTGATGCCCAGGAGTTTTAATTGTCTATAGGAGAATGTATGTTTAATAGTTCTGATTATCCTTCCGTTTATCCTACTCATCTGGCTATGTGCCTGTCGGACAGTAAAGCACTTTGCTTCTTGGTTTGCTCAGGTGGGACAGACCTTAAAGATGGCGGTGGTACAAACAGCATATGCCAATGGGAGTTCGACACGCTACCTTGAGGAAACACTGAAGgtattctccattttttttctggtagttttctgcaaatgttgTTTACTGCAAATTTGtttacttctaaaataaattctacTGTAATATGATTGCTAGGAAAACTTAAACTAGGCTAAAATAAATGGCTTTCAAACCTGCAGTAGCAACTAAATTCTTGGTGGTAAAGGAGACACAAGagaacaaagctgaaaaagttCTAGTCAGCTTttactagtttaaaaaaaaagtttggcaaaatctaaacaaaatcCCTTGTGACTTCTGGAACAAGTTGAGGACTTCACAGCTTTGCGACGAAGTGAGTCGGTAAAGGCTCCTTGATACTTTGACACTggttgtttcattttctgcaacAGGCTAAATGTTGTTCACTATGGATATCGAGCTAAGATATTATTTCAGTTTGGATAGAAATCTGGTACGTTGCCTGAAACCATAAAATGAATGGTGTTTTTCTtcgtttggggttttgtttatttatttatttgtttgttttttaaagcagcctTTATTTCCACTTGAGTAAATGAAATCTTCCTTTTAATCAGATCTGCAGAAATAGTGGATAATTTTAGCTCTGGGGAGTCAGTAGTTGTGAAACACAGGTTAGTTTGTAACAGTCTGCCCGGTTGGTGCTCAGTTCCTGGCACTTCACCTGTAGTTCCCATCTACTGAGGAGAGTCTGTAACACTGTTTACATTCTCTGCATATCCTTGGGCTGCAGGTACCTGTGCACTGTGTCAAAACAGGAGTGAAACACTTGCATCACAAGGCCCAGGAGTTTGATGTTGGTGTTTATTTTGAGGCAAACGGACATGGCACAGTAAGTATGAGCATGTAATGCATAATATCAGCCAACATGTACAAAATTTCAGTTGGATTAGCTGGAGAAGGAGGTCTTTTCAATCCCTGCTTAAATTTATAAACAAGacttttctctccttgtttGAGAACAGACTTGTTTTCCCCCTTCTGTCTTTATCTTGGCATTGCCACCAGCTCCTCTGTGTTTTATGTGGGAATGGGAATTCATGGTAGCAAACATTAATGATGGTTATTTGGGCTTAAATGGTAAAAGTTTTCCCCTCATTGCTGCACGTATGCTAGTTCGTGATGTGGGCTGATCTTGACAAGCTCTCATCTTTTTATTCTAGGTATTATTTAGTAAAGCTGCTGAAACTAAAATAAGACAACTggcaaaagaggagaaagatgatgaaaaaagagaagcagcgAAGGTGCTTGAAAACATGATTGACCTTATTAATCAGGTAAAAACTGAGAGAAGCAAATCACTGTGGTGACTGGTGCAGTCTTCTGGCTTCAGGACCCAAAGAGGGAATGGGATAGCATGGGAACCTAGTGATAGGATGTGACTTGTTCATGATTCAACAGCAAGTAATCTTTCATCGGCTGTTTTTCATTAACTTATGTGGTACGGGAGGATGGGGGTGTTCCAGTGCCCGTGTCCACACAGCCTTGGGACTCCCTCTCTTAGCACAGACGTTATTCATCTGGGGTATGCCAGATCATACTTCACAGGCCAGCTTTAAGCATCCTGACCCCAGAACAAAGGTGAGGTGCCAGTCCTCCTTAGGAGAGGTGACTATTAGGACATTTAGGATGTGTACAAGTGTGCTGCTGTTCTCCTTACCACAGGGTCAGCAtggtaaggaggaaaaaacaaaccaccacccccc encodes the following:
- the PGM3 gene encoding phosphoacetylglucosamine mutase, which codes for MDSEALKKYSALHPKPAGLTLQYGTAGFRTKAEQLDHVMFRMGLLAVLRSKAVISTIGIMVTASHNPEEDNGVKLVDPLGEMLHPTWEEYATQLANAEERELQKIITEICQKAAVNQHEDASVFIGRDTRPSSEKLSQSVIDGISVLGGQYHDYGLVTTPQLHYMVCCRNTQGQYGRAMVEGYYEKLSKAFTELIKQVNTGFSSSGESQRHLKIDCANGIGALKLSEMEPYFPKEVLIHLYNDGTKEKLNHLCGADFVKVHQKPPRGLDMKPNERCCSFDGDADRIVYYYKDATGHFHLIDGDKIATLISIFLKELLAKVGQTLKMAVVQTAYANGSSTRYLEETLKVPVHCVKTGVKHLHHKAQEFDVGVYFEANGHGTVLFSKAAETKIRQLAKEEKDDEKREAAKVLENMIDLINQTVGDAISDMLVIEAILALKGLTVQQWDAVYTDLPNRLLKVQVADRRVIDTTDAERRAVTPPGLQEKIDALVKKHRLSRAFVRPSGTEDVVRIYAEADTQENADALAHEVSLAVYHLAGGKGAPPQPI